In Hyphomicrobiaceae bacterium, the following are encoded in one genomic region:
- a CDS encoding MATE family efflux transporter: MVTGRRWRPAAGPPKFVTGSVLRHIIEMTAAGALGLMAIFFGDLANIYFLSVAGDETVVAAIGYASSILFFSTSIGIGLSIAASSVVSPAVGANVRSKARRLSTHTHVLAFGVSAVISVVMWFFIPWLLELLGAKDRAHALASIYLEILIPTMPLIALGITSSAVLRSVGDAKRAMFVTLTGAVVNMILDAILILKLGWGVEGAAISSVLARFAIFAVGIYGVVGVHRLWGAVKPDVLWEDARLFFRIGVPAMLTNIATPVGNAYVTMAVAAFGNDAVSGWAVIGRIIPVAFGAVYALSGAVGPIVGQNLGARKPERMRAILTQSLLVMAAFTLTAWIILSILAEPMAASFNASGEARELIIFFCRALSPMFVFLGAIFIANATFNVLGKPHLSTVLNWARATLGTVPFVALGAHFDGARGALTGQMLGGVIFGFLAVALSYRLVARITLSMKQP; the protein is encoded by the coding sequence ATGGTAACGGGCAGGCGATGGCGCCCCGCGGCCGGGCCGCCCAAATTCGTCACCGGTTCGGTTTTGCGGCACATCATCGAGATGACCGCGGCCGGTGCACTCGGTCTCATGGCCATCTTTTTCGGTGATCTTGCCAACATCTATTTCCTCAGCGTGGCGGGCGATGAAACGGTCGTCGCGGCGATCGGCTACGCCAGCTCCATTCTGTTCTTCTCCACCTCAATCGGCATTGGGCTATCCATCGCGGCTTCCTCGGTTGTCTCTCCCGCGGTCGGTGCCAACGTGCGCTCGAAGGCGCGGAGGCTTTCAACCCACACCCATGTCCTCGCATTCGGCGTTTCGGCAGTCATCAGTGTTGTGATGTGGTTCTTTATTCCCTGGCTGTTGGAGCTTCTCGGAGCCAAGGACCGTGCTCATGCGCTCGCCAGCATCTACCTTGAAATTCTGATACCGACGATGCCTCTGATTGCGCTTGGCATCACGTCGTCGGCTGTATTGCGCTCGGTGGGGGACGCCAAACGGGCAATGTTTGTGACGCTCACGGGCGCGGTCGTGAACATGATCCTGGATGCCATCTTGATTTTGAAGTTGGGGTGGGGGGTTGAAGGTGCCGCAATTTCATCGGTTCTGGCCCGCTTCGCAATTTTCGCCGTGGGGATTTATGGCGTTGTCGGGGTTCACCGGTTGTGGGGCGCTGTAAAGCCGGACGTGCTTTGGGAGGACGCACGGCTGTTCTTTCGGATCGGTGTCCCAGCCATGTTGACCAATATCGCCACGCCTGTAGGTAACGCCTATGTGACGATGGCGGTGGCGGCATTCGGCAACGATGCGGTGTCGGGCTGGGCAGTGATCGGGAGAATAATTCCCGTAGCGTTCGGCGCGGTCTACGCTTTGTCTGGCGCGGTCGGTCCCATCGTTGGGCAAAATCTCGGTGCACGGAAGCCTGAGCGGATGCGCGCGATCCTGACGCAATCCTTGCTGGTGATGGCAGCATTCACGTTGACTGCCTGGATTATCCTGAGCATCTTGGCGGAACCAATGGCTGCCAGCTTCAATGCCTCGGGCGAAGCGCGCGAGCTGATAATATTTTTCTGCCGAGCGTTGTCGCCGATGTTTGTGTTTCTAGGGGCGATATTTATTGCGAATGCAACTTTCAACGTGCTGGGCAAGCCCCATCTATCGACCGTGTTGAATTGGGCCAGGGCTACTCTTGGTACGGTGCCGTTTGTCGCGCTCGGAGCCCACTTTGACGGTGCCCGAGGGGCATTGACCGGTCAGATGCTCGGCGGGGTCATTTTCGGATTCCTCGCAGTGGCACTTTCCTATCGACTTGTGGCGCGAATCACTCTCAGCATGAAACAACCGTAG
- a CDS encoding nucleoside-diphosphate sugar epimerase/dehydratase, with protein MSSSVIENSSAARVRHTLLGLSRHQKRAVLAAADMSVLLAILWCLAYLRYNYAFWPASVFGHLVYWSGPFITVGTLAHLGLYRFVTRYLGSQAHTRIVGGVAVSVLIWSLLVFMAGQHGTPRSVILSYGVFAAIAVIGIRYVVARFLQSSGIDLPKVKQGLPSHPVLIYGAGERGIDLALALRRSPDRDVVGFCDTSPSLWGQYVAGYRVYRPEKLSYIIERYGIKEILLAIPAGDRSERRMVLRQLETFPVTVKVLPSLAEIASGKVALADLRPLQVEDLLGRDAVPPNPELLSRDTRDKSVLVTGAGGSVGSELVRQVLLQNPRRIVLFDLSEPALYEIEMEVRAIVDAMGPDVRKPEIAVILGSVLDAPLVMDVLRKCAVDTIYHAAAYKHVPIVENNPAVGLNNNVRGTEVVADAALACGVDRMVLISTDKAVRPTNVMGASKRLAELVLQSRAAQGGATVFTMVRFGNVLGSSGSVVQRFRRQIEVGGPVTVTHPEVIRYFMSIPEAAELVIQAGAIARGGEVFVLDMGEPVKIRDLAELMIRLSGLDTVSDSNPEGDIEIVYTGLRPGEKLYEELLIGGLHTYATEHPRIMRSDEPSLSSKDLRRELDVLDAAMKSRDMETIQAVLLRTVEGYQPDPVLTNTPTSTSTTTWAQQHGQTLH; from the coding sequence GTGAGCTCATCGGTAATCGAAAATTCAAGTGCTGCACGCGTACGACATACGTTGCTCGGGCTGTCGCGTCATCAGAAGCGCGCGGTTTTGGCTGCGGCCGACATGTCGGTCCTGCTGGCGATTCTGTGGTGCCTCGCCTACCTGCGGTACAATTATGCCTTTTGGCCTGCGTCGGTGTTTGGCCATTTGGTCTATTGGTCGGGACCGTTCATAACCGTCGGAACCCTGGCTCATCTTGGCCTCTACCGCTTTGTCACCCGCTACTTGGGCTCCCAAGCGCATACGCGGATCGTGGGTGGTGTCGCCGTTTCGGTCCTGATCTGGTCGCTCCTCGTCTTCATGGCTGGCCAGCACGGGACGCCACGCTCCGTCATTCTCAGCTACGGCGTTTTTGCAGCCATTGCGGTCATCGGCATACGTTACGTTGTTGCGCGCTTCCTTCAATCATCGGGCATTGATCTACCGAAAGTGAAGCAGGGTCTGCCGTCGCATCCGGTTTTGATTTATGGCGCCGGTGAGCGAGGTATTGATCTGGCTCTCGCGTTGCGCCGCAGCCCCGATCGCGATGTTGTGGGCTTCTGTGATACTTCGCCTTCCTTATGGGGGCAGTATGTTGCAGGCTATCGCGTCTATCGGCCGGAAAAGCTCAGCTACATCATCGAACGTTACGGCATCAAAGAAATACTGCTTGCAATCCCTGCTGGCGACCGCAGCGAGCGGCGCATGGTGCTCAGGCAGCTTGAAACGTTCCCCGTAACTGTGAAAGTTTTGCCGTCGCTGGCTGAAATTGCCTCGGGCAAAGTGGCGCTCGCCGATCTGCGTCCGCTTCAAGTTGAGGACCTTCTTGGCCGGGATGCCGTGCCACCGAACCCAGAGCTCTTGTCGCGCGATACGCGGGACAAGAGCGTGCTTGTGACCGGAGCGGGCGGTTCAGTCGGCTCGGAGCTTGTGCGTCAGGTGCTGCTACAGAACCCGCGCCGTATTGTATTGTTCGATCTGTCCGAGCCTGCGCTGTACGAGATCGAGATGGAAGTTCGCGCGATCGTGGACGCAATGGGCCCCGATGTGCGAAAGCCCGAGATTGCCGTCATCCTCGGATCGGTGCTCGATGCACCGCTTGTTATGGATGTCCTGCGCAAATGTGCCGTCGATACGATCTATCACGCGGCTGCGTACAAACACGTGCCGATCGTCGAGAACAATCCGGCCGTGGGTCTCAATAATAACGTGCGAGGCACCGAGGTCGTCGCGGACGCGGCACTCGCTTGCGGTGTCGATCGCATGGTTCTGATTTCGACTGACAAGGCCGTTCGTCCCACCAACGTGATGGGCGCTTCCAAGCGATTGGCCGAGCTTGTTCTCCAGTCGCGCGCTGCCCAAGGGGGAGCGACGGTCTTTACTATGGTGCGGTTTGGCAATGTGCTGGGCAGCTCGGGATCGGTCGTGCAGCGTTTCCGCAGGCAGATCGAAGTGGGCGGTCCTGTGACCGTGACGCATCCCGAGGTTATTCGCTACTTCATGTCGATCCCGGAGGCGGCCGAGCTTGTGATTCAGGCCGGCGCGATTGCGCGCGGCGGCGAAGTTTTTGTTCTCGACATGGGAGAGCCGGTGAAGATCCGGGATCTTGCCGAACTGATGATACGCTTGAGCGGTCTCGATACAGTCAGTGACTCTAATCCCGAAGGCGACATCGAGATCGTCTATACGGGGCTGCGCCCAGGCGAAAAACTCTATGAGGAGCTGCTCATCGGTGGGTTACACACGTATGCTACCGAGCATCCGCGTATTATGAGATCTGACGAGCCATCGCTTTCGTCGAAGGACTTGCGTCGTGAACTCGACGTGCTCGACGCTGCAATGAAGAGCCGCGACATGGAGACCATTCAGGCTGTTCTGCTACGTACCGTAGAAGGCTACCAGCCTGATCCGGTCTTGACCAATACGCCGACCTCGACTTCCACCACGACTTGGGCCCAGCAGCATGGGCAGACCCTCCATTAA
- a CDS encoding glycosyltransferase, protein MGRPSINISDIGNMPSTAPLGSSRRLLVVGPSMREMARQHGRFIKSCVQRGVSVMVLSPETSASGSEGLLRLGAQAQSISKGPDGFSLFRARKAARAFADQIRSFHPSAVLTFGPSVIPAAVSAARRAGVARVGVLLDELPEGGLSKRLTRAAKSSSVVIVHNAKDARTVVEAVGEGTHVVRVPGTGSDLTLSLGEAMPVGQDPVIFLAAARLDRSRGIYDYLEAARVARENGLAARFMLAGPDGVEEGAIKPETLSRYGAHVDYIGDAAELGECIRQCHVFVSPSHREGMPAAVLSALASGRAIVATDIPGSHDTVDEMVNGTLCAPQDPSSLADAFSRMVRNRRLLQTMGRASRSKAERTFSDAAVHEALQGALQI, encoded by the coding sequence ATGGGCAGACCCTCCATTAATATCAGCGATATCGGCAATATGCCGAGCACGGCGCCGCTAGGCAGCTCCAGGCGTTTGCTTGTCGTGGGCCCATCCATGCGCGAGATGGCGCGTCAGCATGGCCGCTTTATCAAATCCTGCGTTCAACGTGGTGTCAGCGTGATGGTTCTCTCGCCGGAGACGTCGGCCAGTGGATCGGAGGGGCTGCTCAGACTTGGCGCACAGGCTCAGTCGATCTCTAAAGGGCCAGACGGGTTTTCGCTTTTTCGCGCACGTAAGGCGGCTCGTGCGTTTGCCGATCAAATTCGCAGCTTTCACCCGTCTGCGGTCCTGACTTTCGGGCCAAGCGTCATACCTGCTGCGGTGAGCGCTGCGCGCCGCGCGGGCGTGGCGCGGGTTGGAGTTCTGCTCGACGAGTTGCCTGAAGGCGGATTGTCCAAGCGCCTGACGCGCGCAGCCAAATCGTCCAGCGTCGTGATCGTTCACAATGCAAAGGATGCGCGTACCGTCGTCGAGGCTGTGGGCGAAGGAACTCATGTTGTACGGGTGCCGGGAACGGGATCTGATCTCACTCTTTCGCTCGGTGAGGCAATGCCTGTTGGGCAGGATCCCGTCATTTTTCTAGCTGCCGCGCGTCTCGATCGATCCAGGGGGATTTACGACTATCTGGAAGCTGCCCGTGTTGCCCGCGAGAATGGCTTGGCTGCTCGTTTCATGTTAGCGGGCCCAGATGGGGTCGAAGAAGGGGCTATCAAGCCAGAAACGCTGTCACGCTATGGCGCACATGTTGACTACATAGGCGATGCTGCCGAGCTTGGAGAATGCATAAGGCAGTGCCATGTGTTCGTGAGCCCATCGCATCGGGAGGGGATGCCGGCCGCTGTGCTGTCTGCACTCGCAAGCGGACGTGCAATTGTTGCCACCGATATCCCCGGCTCTCATGATACGGTGGACGAGATGGTGAACGGGACCCTGTGTGCACCTCAAGATCCCTCCAGCTTAGCGGATGCGTTCTCCCGCATGGTTCGCAATAGGCGGCTCCTCCAGACCATGGGACGTGCCAGCAGAAGCAAGGCCGAGCGGACCTTCTCGGACGCCGCCGTGCACGAGGCCTTGCAGGGTGCCTTACAGATTTAG
- a CDS encoding NAD-dependent epimerase/dehydratase family protein has product MRVLVTGASGFAGRVLVAELARNGFVVVAGVRDGTGVIPGASSLVAMPDLSNTFDARCLVKDVDAVVHAAGLAHSSPEIPERVYQAINCQAARALAQASRESGVRRFIYVSSVRAQTGPSSDTVLTEADEPAPTDAYGRSKLAGEQAVVEALAGSQTDPVVLRPVLMYGPNAKGNMASLMRLARSRLPLPLGGIPARRSLLGLTNFSGAVAFALNAPTVSGRTFLLADAGTALTVGEILAALRAGLGRRSGIVNVPLPGMEKLLVAAGKADMAGRVFGDLVVSTDALVAAGWQAPMTSAQGLAAVMAKTGD; this is encoded by the coding sequence ATGCGCGTGCTCGTGACCGGTGCAAGTGGATTTGCCGGCCGCGTCCTTGTCGCAGAGCTTGCGCGCAACGGCTTTGTCGTTGTCGCAGGCGTGCGCGACGGCACTGGAGTGATCCCGGGCGCTTCAAGCCTGGTTGCGATGCCAGACCTTTCAAATACCTTCGACGCACGATGCCTCGTGAAGGATGTTGACGCGGTCGTTCATGCGGCTGGGCTTGCGCATTCTTCTCCTGAAATTCCCGAGCGGGTGTACCAAGCCATCAATTGCCAAGCCGCGCGCGCGCTGGCGCAAGCGAGCCGGGAATCCGGCGTGCGGCGCTTTATCTACGTATCGTCGGTACGTGCGCAAACGGGGCCGAGCTCCGATACCGTGCTCACGGAGGCCGATGAGCCAGCCCCAACCGATGCCTATGGCCGTTCTAAGCTCGCGGGCGAGCAGGCAGTGGTTGAGGCCCTGGCGGGGTCACAGACGGACCCTGTGGTCTTGAGACCTGTGCTGATGTATGGCCCAAACGCGAAGGGCAACATGGCGAGCCTGATGCGCTTAGCGCGAAGTCGCCTTCCATTGCCGCTGGGGGGGATTCCAGCGCGTCGTTCGCTGCTGGGACTTACCAATTTCAGCGGTGCCGTGGCCTTTGCGTTGAACGCACCAACGGTCTCGGGCCGGACCTTTCTTTTGGCCGACGCGGGCACCGCCTTGACCGTCGGCGAGATCTTGGCGGCGCTTAGGGCCGGGCTCGGGCGCCGTTCGGGCATCGTGAACGTTCCGCTGCCGGGGATGGAAAAGCTGCTCGTGGCAGCAGGCAAGGCCGACATGGCAGGTCGAGTATTTGGAGACCTCGTGGTCTCGACGGACGCACTTGTTGCCGCAGGCTGGCAGGCGCCGATGACCAGCGCCCAGGGCCTTGCAGCAGTAATGGCCAAGACCGGCGATTGA
- the def gene encoding peptide deformylase, whose translation MSILPIITIPDPVLRKISEPVERVDAEALRLMDDMLETMYAAPGIGLAAVQVGVPRRVVVIDASEEEDTKNPLCLINPEIVGLGQTTRVYEEGCLSIPDVRVEIERPETVTIRYIDRDGKLQELAADGLLATAIQHELDHLDGQLIIDFLSRLKRDMVIRKFKKAKRE comes from the coding sequence ATGAGCATTCTGCCGATTATCACAATTCCAGATCCTGTCCTGCGGAAGATCTCCGAGCCGGTCGAACGTGTCGACGCGGAGGCACTTCGGCTGATGGATGACATGCTGGAAACCATGTACGCAGCGCCCGGCATAGGGCTGGCCGCCGTCCAGGTCGGTGTGCCCCGCCGTGTTGTCGTCATTGATGCCTCCGAGGAGGAGGACACGAAAAACCCGCTCTGTCTGATCAATCCCGAGATCGTCGGCCTGGGTCAAACGACGCGCGTCTATGAAGAGGGCTGCCTGTCCATCCCCGACGTGCGCGTTGAGATCGAGCGCCCGGAGACGGTGACCATCCGCTACATCGATCGGGACGGGAAACTGCAGGAGCTTGCGGCCGATGGGCTGCTCGCGACGGCCATTCAGCATGAGCTCGATCACCTCGATGGTCAGCTGATCATCGATTTTCTATCGCGGCTGAAGCGCGATATGGTCATACGCAAATTCAAGAAGGCGAAACGCGAGTAG
- the fmt gene encoding methionyl-tRNA formyltransferase, with amino-acid sequence MALRIVFMGTPQFSVPVLEAIVAAGHKVVGVYTQPPRPAGRGMAEQKSPVHVAAQSHGIRVFTPRNFKAAEDREAFAALKADAAVVVAYGLLLPKEVLDAPWHGCFNVHASRLPRWRGAAPIQRAIMAGDKETAVMVMRMEEGLDTGPICLSASVPIEPQTTAGTLHDELSAVGAPLMVEALKRLEAGTLNETPQPEVGVTYAAKIDKREARIDFGRPAHLVAAHIRGLSPFPGAWLELAGKTPERLKVLNAEEVPGTGTPGEVIGGDLTIACTDGAVRLTRVQRAGKKPVSAEEFLRGFTLPVGTRLS; translated from the coding sequence ATGGCGTTGCGCATCGTGTTCATGGGCACGCCCCAGTTCTCAGTGCCCGTGCTGGAAGCGATTGTGGCTGCGGGCCATAAGGTGGTTGGCGTGTATACGCAGCCTCCCCGCCCGGCGGGGCGCGGCATGGCTGAGCAAAAGTCGCCCGTCCATGTTGCCGCTCAGTCTCATGGCATCCGCGTTTTTACCCCGCGTAATTTCAAGGCGGCGGAAGATCGTGAGGCCTTCGCTGCGCTGAAGGCGGACGCCGCTGTTGTCGTCGCGTATGGACTGCTTCTGCCAAAGGAGGTTCTCGACGCTCCGTGGCATGGCTGTTTCAACGTTCACGCGTCGCGGCTGCCGCGCTGGCGCGGTGCTGCGCCCATTCAGCGGGCGATCATGGCAGGCGATAAGGAAACGGCCGTAATGGTGATGCGGATGGAGGAGGGGCTCGATACTGGGCCGATCTGTCTTTCTGCCAGCGTTCCAATTGAACCTCAGACAACCGCGGGCACATTGCACGACGAGCTGTCAGCAGTCGGCGCTCCATTGATGGTTGAAGCTTTGAAGCGTCTTGAGGCGGGCACGCTCAACGAAACGCCGCAGCCGGAAGTGGGTGTGACTTATGCCGCCAAGATCGATAAGCGTGAGGCGCGCATCGACTTTGGTCGGCCCGCCCATCTGGTGGCCGCCCACATTCGCGGACTGTCGCCATTTCCGGGAGCCTGGCTGGAGCTGGCTGGCAAGACACCTGAGCGGTTGAAGGTTCTGAACGCAGAGGAAGTGCCGGGTACCGGAACGCCTGGAGAAGTCATTGGCGGCGATCTTACGATCGCATGTACCGATGGCGCCGTGCGTCTCACTCGTGTGCAACGGGCGGGCAAGAAACCCGTGAGCGCGGAGGAGTTTCTACGCGGATTTACTTTGCCGGTGGGGACACGACTTAGTTGA
- the truA gene encoding tRNA pseudouridine(38-40) synthase TruA — MPRYRITIEYDGTSFVGWQAQAEGVSVQGALRDAIGRFCGEAVVVKGAGRTDAGVHALGQVAHFDLVKSWDPFRVQEAMNFHLKPHPAVVLSCAVVDEQFDARFSAVQRHYFYRILCRRARPVLDANRVWWLPHDVDHAAIADAAQVFIGRHDFTTFRAAQCQAQSPVKTLDEFRVERVGEEIRLSVSARSFLHNQVRSMVGSLKIVGEGKWSRADLRDALEACDRTRCGPVAPAAGLYLVRVDYPVQTGAV, encoded by the coding sequence ATGCCCCGCTATCGCATCACCATAGAATATGACGGAACGTCCTTCGTAGGCTGGCAAGCCCAAGCCGAAGGCGTTTCCGTGCAAGGCGCGCTTCGGGACGCGATCGGGCGGTTTTGCGGCGAGGCCGTCGTTGTCAAAGGCGCTGGACGGACGGATGCGGGCGTACACGCATTGGGGCAGGTCGCGCATTTTGATCTCGTCAAGAGTTGGGATCCGTTCCGCGTTCAAGAGGCGATGAACTTCCACCTCAAACCGCACCCTGCCGTGGTGTTGAGCTGTGCGGTCGTCGACGAACAGTTCGACGCGCGCTTCAGTGCCGTCCAGCGCCACTACTTCTATCGAATCCTGTGCCGGCGTGCGCGTCCGGTTCTTGATGCGAACCGCGTCTGGTGGTTGCCACACGACGTGGACCATGCCGCCATCGCTGATGCCGCGCAGGTCTTCATCGGTCGCCATGACTTTACGACCTTTCGTGCCGCTCAGTGTCAGGCGCAGTCGCCCGTCAAAACCCTAGATGAGTTCCGCGTTGAACGTGTGGGTGAGGAGATCCGTCTCTCGGTCTCCGCACGCTCGTTCCTGCACAACCAAGTGCGCTCGATGGTTGGCAGTCTCAAGATTGTGGGTGAGGGAAAGTGGTCGAGAGCAGATTTGCGCGATGCGTTGGAGGCCTGTGACCGCACGCGCTGCGGGCCGGTTGCACCTGCGGCCGGTCTTTATCTGGTTCGTGTTGACTACCCGGTCCAGACCGGCGCCGTTTGA
- the folE gene encoding GTP cyclohydrolase I FolE → MATEKKPTRAEVEAAIKTMIRWAGDDPARDGLKETPSRVARAFQEFFKGYDDDPEAILQKTFEEIEGYDEMIVLRGIRFESHCEHHMAPIVGRAWVAYIPKGRVVGISKLARVVDAFAKRLQIQEKMTAQIANAIDKVLQPEGVGVVIKAEHHCMTTRGVHKHGTDMVTSRMLGAFRDNPMTRQEFLAMVTDDLERA, encoded by the coding sequence ATGGCCACTGAAAAAAAGCCAACTCGCGCTGAAGTGGAAGCCGCTATCAAAACCATGATCCGCTGGGCGGGCGACGACCCGGCCCGCGATGGTTTGAAGGAGACGCCTTCGCGCGTGGCTCGTGCCTTCCAGGAATTTTTCAAGGGCTATGACGACGACCCTGAAGCGATCCTGCAAAAAACCTTCGAGGAGATCGAGGGCTACGACGAGATGATCGTCCTTCGCGGAATACGCTTCGAGAGCCACTGCGAACACCACATGGCTCCTATCGTGGGACGAGCCTGGGTCGCTTACATCCCCAAGGGGCGTGTCGTTGGCATTTCCAAACTGGCCCGAGTGGTGGACGCCTTTGCAAAACGCTTGCAGATTCAGGAAAAAATGACTGCGCAGATCGCGAATGCGATTGATAAAGTGCTTCAACCGGAAGGCGTGGGCGTGGTCATAAAAGCGGAGCACCACTGCATGACCACGCGCGGCGTCCATAAGCACGGTACCGACATGGTCACGAGCCGGATGCTCGGCGCCTTCCGTGACAATCCCATGACCCGGCAGGAGTTCCTTGCCATGGTGACGGATGATTTGGAGCGCGCCTGA
- a CDS encoding O-antigen ligase family protein: MVFTQELDRSRHPVSMRLWGICVGTWLMGCITVCMVSPRTIAFTLPILLVGLLLSYYARQGLSLSTFSGVLYHGAAVLVFAAFAMTSAFWAADKKHSLIASAGLMTWVLVALAGIALMRSEPRHNQFHMAEGLWLGFIIGLIYLFIEILSDQSIKIFLYNTFHVPKSWLRPPTSFTWANGKVVSIAPFDLTRSIAPIPLLVWTVLLCLRVTAPRNKPGLWGWLIYALTFVVIMVSESETSKVAIFAASAVFALSRWNTTAAAWLLRIGWVAACLAVVPVALSLYRANLHNAPWLQMSAQHRIIIWNNTAEYALKAPLIGVGAGMMYQMDVDGELSAGHRERMSASAPHAHNVFLQTWFELGAIGAALLTFFGLGIIEAIQRVSRKDQPYGHALLASAMCVAASSYGMWQAWFLAMFAMSAICFTLGARVNARAED, encoded by the coding sequence TTGGTCTTTACTCAGGAACTCGATCGCTCGCGTCATCCCGTCAGTATGCGGCTGTGGGGTATCTGCGTCGGCACGTGGTTGATGGGGTGCATCACGGTGTGCATGGTAAGTCCACGCACCATCGCATTTACGCTGCCGATCCTATTGGTTGGACTGCTTCTCTCCTACTACGCCCGGCAAGGGCTCTCTTTAAGCACATTTTCAGGCGTGCTGTATCACGGTGCGGCCGTATTGGTCTTTGCTGCCTTCGCGATGACGAGCGCGTTTTGGGCGGCGGACAAAAAGCACTCCTTGATCGCCTCAGCCGGGCTCATGACATGGGTTCTGGTTGCTCTGGCTGGCATTGCCCTGATGCGCAGCGAGCCGCGCCATAACCAGTTCCACATGGCGGAAGGGCTGTGGCTCGGGTTTATCATCGGCTTGATCTACTTGTTCATTGAAATTCTAAGCGATCAATCGATCAAGATATTCCTCTACAATACCTTTCACGTCCCAAAGTCGTGGCTGCGTCCACCGACATCCTTCACCTGGGCAAATGGAAAGGTAGTGTCCATTGCACCATTTGACCTCACCCGTTCAATTGCGCCGATCCCGCTTCTGGTCTGGACGGTGCTGCTTTGCTTGAGGGTAACGGCGCCGCGCAATAAGCCCGGCCTGTGGGGGTGGCTCATCTACGCACTCACCTTCGTCGTAATCATGGTTTCGGAAAGCGAGACGTCGAAAGTGGCGATCTTCGCGGCCTCCGCCGTGTTTGCGCTCTCGCGCTGGAATACGACAGCAGCCGCTTGGTTGTTGCGGATTGGTTGGGTAGCCGCCTGCTTGGCCGTCGTGCCTGTTGCTCTGTCGCTCTACCGGGCCAACCTCCACAACGCGCCGTGGTTGCAGATGTCAGCGCAACATCGAATTATCATTTGGAACAATACGGCCGAATATGCGCTAAAGGCGCCCTTGATCGGCGTCGGTGCCGGCATGATGTATCAGATGGATGTGGATGGCGAACTGAGCGCGGGGCACCGCGAGCGCATGTCTGCAAGCGCGCCACATGCGCACAACGTTTTCCTGCAGACTTGGTTTGAGCTTGGCGCCATTGGAGCGGCGCTGCTGACGTTCTTTGGGCTCGGCATCATTGAGGCCATTCAGCGCGTGTCGCGCAAGGACCAGCCTTACGGCCATGCCTTGCTGGCTTCCGCCATGTGCGTGGCAGCGTCAAGTTATGGCATGTGGCAGGCGTGGTTCCTCGCCATGTTCGCGATGTCAGCCATCTGCTTCACACTTGGCGCGCGTGTGAATGCCCGGGCTGAGGACTGA